In Notolabrus celidotus isolate fNotCel1 unplaced genomic scaffold, fNotCel1.pri scaffold_134_arrow_ctg1, whole genome shotgun sequence, the following proteins share a genomic window:
- the apc gene encoding adenomatous polyposis coli protein isoform X1 has protein sequence MAAASYDQLLRQVEVLKMENCNLRQELQDNSNHLTKLETEASNMKEVLKQLQGTIEEESGEASGSQLELIERLKEMSLDSAGSKPRSRPPLPTSSSSSSASSGSGSGSGSGSGSGAPAGAAGGHLTPIAIPRRGLPSAGRDSHDRCLEELEKERSLLLAELEKEEKEKDWYYAQLQNLTKRIDSLPLTENFTLQTDMSRRQLEFEARQIRSAMEEQLGSCQEMERRAQARVSRIQQIEKDILKLGARLQVEEVPEVSDSSGSAGAQSSSSRLDHEPASEASYSVPRRITSHLGTKVEMVYSLLSMLGTHDKDDMSRTLLAMSSSQDSCIAMRQSGCLPLLIQLLHGNDKDSLLLADLILFCKGNSRGSKEARARASAALHNIVHSQPDDKRGRREIRVLHLLEQVRHYCEACWSWQENHERGVDQEDNPMPSPVEHQICPAVCVLMKLSFDEEHRHAMNELGGLQAVAELLQVDCEMFGLSSDHYSVTLRRYAGMALTNLTFGDVANKATLCSMKGCMRAMVAQLKSDSEDLQQVIASVLRNLSWRADVNSKKTLREVGSVRALMGCALEVQKESTLKSVLSALWNLSAHCTENKADICAVDGALAFLVGTLTHRSHTNTLAIIESGGGILRNVSSLIATNEAHRQILREHGCLPTLLQHLKSHSLTIVSNACGTLWNLSARDAKDQEALWELGAVGMLRNLIHSRHKMIAMGSAAALRNLMANRPARYKDASVLSPGAGAPSLHARKQKALFEELDAQQLSETFDNIDNLSPKAAHRKGRGCNSAGGAGSTTRSYANTPVLSSPKNGDGSKRTSDDATYIRPVFPPSVRASSDSLNSVTSADGYGNRGKTKPSSDPFLPEESGTNKCCVYRKYPADLAHKIRSANHMADDDGAELDTPINYSLKYSDEQLNSGRQSPSHRSAIESDEDDQQDARLRRRNDGGDSATSGHMAPIPPCYVASTATSNYGADSTGEQPIDYSLKYGADAPRKPLFKPENAAASSVPSPQPSSSNKLRPPPPPTNRSASKSNQESTQTYCVEDTPICFSRGSSLSSLSSEEEEEDGDVIGRKRRGGSVISGGGRSNDYPTLPVSEKDAHEQQQRQQKEAESQTAAAAAAPSTRGRRGHHHHHGHHHHHHHHVTSSGARTPKSPPELPYAQETPLMFSRCTSVSSLDSFSTSSIASSVRSSEPCSGVPSGVVSPSDLPDSPGQTMPPSRAKTPPLPPEIQTTKEDKVKKKQQEESSPDVLLHFATESTPHGFSRASSLSALSLDEPYITAEMKKKKEEQEGGNEERRDEVAQPILDESDDDDDIEILEACINMAMPKSSRKPKKQQQAAPRKPSQLPVYKLLPPQSRAQSQQRKEPPPPPPEEVPRVYCVEGTPLNFSTATSLSDLTIDSPPNEMVAAASIPVAPPTSAQRRQAGLPEGENGDDILAECISAAMPKAKPRKPIRTTPNIDPLQAPPLPPPLPPLAPPPQQQKKKPTSPVKPMPQRSGYNVASAAVAKAKPGFAFDSPRHYTPIEGTPCCFSRNDSLSSLDFDEEDGVEKDEEEKKTKEEEGRKRKQQTAAVFPRTKPATNGTASDEQQKFSIEDTPVCFSRNSSLSSLSDIDQENNNKEFAPPQPLPPPPPPERQDGGKATTAPPPSQADLKPRPTTASGYAPKAFHVEDTPVCFSRNSSLSSLSIDSEDDLLQECISSAMPKKKKKVSAAAPPGPAAPPPEPRPEEEEPSEAPRSPASPDSESFDWKAIQEGANSIVSSLNAAAAAATSLSRQPSSDSDSVLSLKSVGSPFRLPAVTKNAEEEEGEGKEVKRGARVLKGGERTTLDARKKKEEEEEEEESKAVKGGKKVYRSLITGKPRAETAARGRSKPRAAALAKAPGNSDGADRGGGSSRDSTPSRSSTAANQKGSKLSQLPRTASPGSASSSSSASRTAKQSGAGRSAGIPRSESASRVSGSSAAKKQKAEPEKPALVRQSTFIKEAPSPTLKRKLEESAAAAAVTAPLESPSSPESLLPPTTRRHDVNRSHSESPSRPQEVTSSRFSRTGTWKRENGSGGGGGSGGKHSTSLPRVGTWKRTGSSSSVLSASSESSEKGRSEEDCAGRSKGTWRKTKSGSSDASGGRGFPDKSEDVWVRLEDCPVNNPRSASSCSARSPTTANAPPVIDNPAPSKIPPSSSSSSSSSSNLNLRRSCESLEDKHPPERHQPQNQQQPPAQQQQRAQQRSGAVAARVSPFNYTPSPRKSSADVTTPATPTPTTTSSSTTPTRPSLIPTPITKKREPKGGEGGGSSGSGGGGSSERGSYIVTSV, from the exons ATGGCAGCAGCGTCCTATGACCAGCTGCTGAGGCAGGTGGAGGTGTTGAAGATGGAGAACTGTAACCTACGACAGGAGCTGCAGGACAACTCCAACCACCTGACCAAGCTGGAGACTGAAGCGTCCAACATGAAG gaagtgctgAAGCAGTTGCAGGGCACCATAGAGGAAGAGTCTGGAGAGGCATCTGGATCTCAGCTGGAGCTCATCGAGAGACTGAAGG AGATGAGCCTGGACTCTGCGGGTTCGAAGCCCAGGTCAAGGCCTCCTCTGCCcacgtcctcctcctccagttcGGCCTcctctggatctggatctggatctggatctggatctggatctggtGCTCCTGCAGGAGCAGCGGGAGGCCACCTGACCCCTATTGCCATCCCCAGGAGAGGGCTGCCGTCTGCAGGCAGAGACAGCCATGACCGCTGCCTGGAGGAGCTTGAGAAGGAGAG GTCTCTCCTATTGGCTGAGcttgagaaggaggagaaggagaaggattGGTACTATGCTCAGCTGCAGAATCTTACCAAGAGGATCGACAGCCTGCCGCTCACTGAGAAT TTCACTCTGCAGACGGACATGAGTCGGCGTCAGCTTGAGTTTGAAGCTCGGCAGATCCGCTCAGCCATGGAAGAGCAGCTGGGCTCCTGtcaggagatggagaggagggctCAG gcccGTGTGTCTCGTATTCAACAGATAGAGAAGGATATCTTAAAGCTTGGAGCCCGTCTTCAG gtggaGGAAGTTCCAGAAGTGAGTGACAGCTCTGGATCAGCTGGAGCTCAG AGCTCCAGCAGCAGATTGGACCACGAGCCAGCCAGTGAGGCGAGCTATTCTGTGCCTCGACGAATCACCAGCCACCTGGGAACCAAG GTGGAGATGGTGTACAGCCTTCTGTCCATGTTGGGGACTCATGATAAAGATGACATGTCACGGACTCTGCTGGCCATGTCTAGCTCTCAGGACTCCTGCATAGCCATGCGTCAGTCCGGCTGTCTGCCTCTGCTCATCCAGCTGCTGCATGGCAACGACAAGGACTCTTTGTTGCTAG CTGACTTGATATTATTTTGCAAAGGTAACTCACGAGGTAGTAAAGAGGCGCGCGCTCGGGCATCAGCAGCATTGCACAACATCGTTCACAGCCAACCAGACGACAAGCGAGGGCGGAGAGAGATCAGGGTGCTCCACCTGCTGGAACAGGTGCGTCATTACTGTGAGGCGTGCTGGAGCTGGCAAGAGAACCATGAGAGGGGCGTGGACCAGGAAGACAACCCTA TGCCGTCTCCAGTGGAACATCAGATCTGCCCCGCTGTCTGCGTCCTGATGAAGCTTTCATTCGACGAAGAGCACCGCCACGCCATGAACGAGCTGG GTGGTCTACAGGCGGTGGCGGAGCTGCTGCAGGTGGACTGTGAGATGTTCGGTCTCAGTAGCGATCATTACAGCGTGACGCTGAGACGGTATGCCGGCATGGCGCTCACCAACCTGACCTTTGGAGACGTAGCCAATAAG GCCACGCTGTGCTCCATGAAGGGCTGCATGAGAGCGATGGTGGCCCAGCTGAAGTCTGACAGTGAAGACCTGCAGCAG GTCATAGCGAGCGTGCTCAGGAACTTGTCGTGGCGTGCAGACGTCAACAGTAAGAAGACTCTGCGGGAGGTGGGCAGCGTGCGAGCGCTGATGGGCTGCGCCCTGGAGGTCCAGAAG GAGTCCACTCTGAAGTCCGTCCTGAGCGCCCTCTGGAACCTGTCAGCTCATTGCACTGAAAACAAGGCGGACATCTGCGCTGTAGACGGAGCGCTCGCCTTCCTGGTAGGAACCCTGACGCATCGCAGCCACACGAACACGCTCGCCATCATCGAGAGCGGGGGCGGAATCCTGCGTAATGTGTCCAGCCTCATCGCCACCAACGAGGCGCACAG GCAGATCCTGCGTGAGCACGGCTGCCTGCCGACTCTGCTGCAGCACCTGAAGTCTCACAGTTTGACCATCGTGTCCAACGCCTGCGGGACGCTCTGGAATCTGTCCGCCAGAGATGCTAAAGACCAAGAGGCTTTATGGGAGCTGGGCGCCGTGGGCATGCTGCGTAACCTCATTCACTCTCGACACAAGATGATTGCGATGGGAAGCGCCGCCGCCCTCCGTAACCTGATGGCCAACCGGCCGGCCCGCTACAAGGACGCCAGCGTGTTGTCCCCCGGGGCCGGCGCCCCCTCGCTGCACGCTCGCAAACAGAAGGCTTTGTTTGAGGAGCTGGACGCTCAGCAGCTGTCAGAGACTTTTGATAACATAGACAATCTGAGCCCCAAGGCCGCACACAGGAAGGGGCGGGGCTGTAACAGCGCCggaggagcagggagcacaACACGCTCGTATGCAAACACGCCGGTGCTTTCCAGCCCGAAGAACGGAGATGGATCAAAAAGGACGAGTGACGATGCGACGTACATCCGGCCCGTATTCCCGCCCAGCGTTCGAGCGTCCAGCGACAGCCTCAACAGCGTGACGAGCGCCGACGGCTACGGAAACCGTGGCAAGACGAAACCATCATCGGATCCATTCTTGCCGGAGGAAAGCGGAACCAACAAGTGCTGCGTCTACAGGAAGTACCCAGCTGACCTGGCCCACAAGATACGCAGCGCCAACCACATGGCGGATGATGACGGGGCGGAGCTTGACACGCCCATCAACTACAGCCTTAAGTACTCTGACGAACAGTTGAACTCTGGGAGACAGAGTCCCAGTCACCGCAGCGCCATCGAGAGCGACGAGGATGACCAACAGGATGCCcggctgaggaggaggaacgATGGCGGTGACTCTGCAACGAGTGGCCACATGGCGCCCATTCCGCCATGCTACGTCGCGTCCACGGCGACTTCAAACTATGGCGCCGACTCGACCGGAGAACAGCCTATTGACTACAGCCTGAAGTACGGCGCAGACGCCCCCCGCAAACCGCTGTTCAAGCCTGAAAACGCCGCTGCCTCATCAGTGCCCTCGCCCCagccttcctcttccaacaagctccgcccccctccacctccaacCAATCGTTCAGCATCAAAAAGCAACCAGGAGTCCACACAGACGTACTGCGTCGAGGACACACCCATCTGCTTCTCCAGAGGCAGCTCGCTGTCCTCGCTGtcttcagaggaggaggaagaagacggTGACGTCAtcgggaggaagaggagaggtggGAGCGTCATCAGTGGCGGCGGCAGAAGTAACGACTACCCGACACTTCCTGTCAGCGAGAAAGACGCTCATGAGCAacagcagaggcagcagaaaGAGGCAGAGAGCCAAACGGCTGCTGCTGCGGCGGCTCCCTCCACACGTGGGAGGCGgggtcatcatcatcatcatggccaccaccaccaccaccaccaccacgtgACATCCTCGGGCGCCAGGACGCCGAAGAGTCCTCCAGAGCTGCCGTACGCTCAGGAAACGCCGCTGATGTTTAGCCGCTGCACATCTGTTAGCTCCCTCGACAGCTTCTCCACCTCTTCCATCGCCAGCTCCGTGCGCTCCAGCGAGCCGTGCAGCGGGGTGCCGAGTGGCGTTGTCAGCCCCAGTGATCTTCCTGACAGCCCGGGACAGACCATGCCGCCAAGCCGTGCCAAGACGCCGCCGTTACCGCCAGAGATTCAGACAACAAAGGAGGACAAAGTCaaaaagaagcagcaggaggagagcagcCCTGATGTTCTGCTGCATTTCGCCACGGAGAGCACCCCACACGGCTTCTCCCGAGCCTCCAGTCTGAGCGCGCTCAGTCTGGACGAGCCATACATCACAgcagagatgaagaagaagaaagaggagcaggagggaggtaacgaggagaggagggacgAGGTGGCACAACCCATTCTTGACGAATCAGACGACGATGACGACATTGAGATCCTTGAGGCGTGCATCAACATGGCCATGCCCAAATCGTCACGGAAACCAAAGAAACAGCAACAAGCAGCGCCAAGGAAACCCAGCCAGCTTCCTGTTTATAAGCTCCTCCCACCTCAAAGTCGTGCCCAGTCCCAGCAGAGGAAGGAACCACCGCCACCGCCACCGGAGGAGGTGCCGAGAGTGTACTGTGTGGAAGGAACTCCACTCAACTTCTCCACTGCAACTTCCCTCAGTGACCTCACCATAGACTCCCCACCCAATGAGATGGTGGCAGCAGCCAGCATACCTGTAGCCCCGCCCACCTCTGCCCAGAGGAGGCAGGCAGGACTTCCTGAGGGTGAGAACGGTGATGACATCCTCGCAGAGTGCATTAGTGCCGCCATGCCTAAAGCCAAACCCAGGAAACCAATCAGAACTACACCCAACATTGACCCACTCCAAGCTCCACCCCTTCCCCCACCTCTTCCCCCTTTGGCCCCGCCTCCtcagcaacagaagaagaagccaACGTCACCCGTGAAGCCGATGCCTCAGCGGTCCGGTTATAATGTCGCCTCAGCTGCGGTCGCTAAAGCAAAGCCGGGGTTCGCCTTCGACTCTCCACGACACTACACGCCCATCGAGGGAACGCCATGCTGCTTCTCTCGAAACGACTCGCTCTCTTCACTCGACTTTGATGAAGAAGACGGTGTTGAGAAGgatgaagaggaaaagaaaacgaAAGAAGAAGAGGGTCGGAAGAGGAAACAGCAGACAGCGGCCGTGTTCCCTCGGACGAAACCTGCGACGAACGGCACGGCGTCTGACGAGCAGCAGAAGTTCTCCATCGAAGACACGCCGGTCTGCTTCTCCAGGAACTCGTCTCTGAGCTCGCTGAGCGACATCGACCAGGAGAACAATAATAAGGAGTTCGCTCCTCCGCAACCTCTgccgccaccgccgccgccTGAAAGACAGGATGGAGGCAAAGCAACAACCGCGCCCCCACCCTCACAGGCAGATCTGAAGCCCCGCCCCACTACTGCCAGCGGCTACGCCCCCAAAGCCTTCCATGTGGAAGACACGCCCGTCTGCTTCTCCAGAAACTCCTCCCTCAGCTCGCTGAGCATCGACTCCGAGGACGACCTCCTGCAGGAGTGCATCAGCTCCGCCATgccgaagaagaagaagaaagtatcTGCAGCTGCTCCGCCCGGGCCCGCCGCTCCGCCTCCTGAACCTAGACCAGAAGAGGAGGAGCCATCTGAGGCACCAAGAAGCCCCGCCTCCCCTGACTCCGAGTCTTTTGATTGGAAGGCAATCCAGGAAGGCGCCAACTCCATCGTCAGTAGCTTAAacgctgccgccgccgccgccacctCACTTTCCCGCCAGCCGTCATCAGACTCTGACTCCGTGCTGTCTCTGAAGTCTGTGGGCTCGCCGTTTCGCCTGCCAGCCGTCACCAAGAatgcagaagaggaagagggggaggggaagGAGGTGAAGCGTGGAGCCAGGGTCCTGAAGGGTGGAGAACGCACCACATTGGATGcaaggaagaagaaggaagaggaggaggaagaggaggagtccAAGGCAGTGAAAGGTGGAAAGAAGGTGTACAGGAGTCTGATCACAGGGAAACCCAGGGCGGAGACAGCAGCAAGGGGGCGGAGCAAACCCAGAGCGGCGGCTTTGGCCAAGGCTCCAGGTAACAGTGATGGTGCTGACAGAGGGGGCGGGTCCTCTCGGGACTCTACCCCTTCTCGCTCTTccacagcagccaatcagaaaggCAGTAAGCTGTCACAGCTGCCGCGCACCGCGTCCCCAGGCAGCGCGTCATCGTCCTCGTCCGCCTCCAGAACAGCCAAACAGAGCGGAGCGGGGAGGAGTGCTGGCATCCCCCGGAGCGAGTCCGCTTCTCGAGTAAGTGGCTCCTCAGCCGCCAAGAAGCAGAAGGCGGAGCCAGAGAAGCCGGCTCTCGTCCGTCAGTCCACTTTTATCAAAGAAGCGCCGAGCCCCACGCTGAAGAGGAAACTGGAGGAGTCTGCAGCGGCGGCAGCGGTAACGGCGCCCTTAGAGTCGCCATCCAGCCCAGAGTCACTACTACCACCAACAACCAGGAGACACGACGTCAACCGCTCCCACTCTGAGAGCCCGTCACGTccacaggaagtgacatcatcacGATTTAGCCGCACAGGCACCTGGAAACGAGAAAATGGCAGCGGGGGCGGAGGAGGAAGCGGCGGCAAACATTCAACATCTCTGCCACGAGTGGGGACGTGGAAGAGGACCGGGAGCTCCTCCTCTGTTCTGTCGGCGTCCTCAGAGTCCAGCGAGAAGGGGCGGAGCGAGGAGGACTGTGCCGGAAGGTCGAAGGGAACCTGGAGGAAGACTAAGAGCGGCAGCAGCGATGCTTCAGGGGGGCGGGGCTTCCCTGACAAATCCGAAGATGTTTGGGTGCGTCTCGAGGATTGCCCCGTCAACAACCCACGCTCTGCGTCTTCCTGTTCGGCCCGCTCGCCCACCACTGCTAACGCCCCGCCTGTCATCGACAACCCCGCCCCCTCTAagatccccccctcctcctcctcctcttcctcctcctcctccaacctCAACCTGCGCCGGAGCTGCGAGAGCCTGGAAGACAAGCATCCTCCTGAGCGCCATCAACCCCAGAATCAGCAACAACCCCCcgcccagcagcagcagcgcgcTCAGCAGCGCAGCGGGGCCGTGGCGGCTCGGGTCAGCCCCTTCAACTACACGCCGAGCCCGAGGAAGAGCAGTGCTGATGTCACCACACCAGCCACACCCACCCCGACCACCACATCATCCTCCACCACGCCCACTCGGCCGTCACTCATCCCGACACCCATCACTAAGAAACGGGAGCCGAAGGGCGGGGAAGGAGGCGGCAGCAGTGGTAGTGGCGGCGGGGGCAGCAGTGAGCGTGGCTCGTACATTGTGACATCAGTATGA